A genomic region of Corticium candelabrum chromosome 6, ooCorCand1.1, whole genome shotgun sequence contains the following coding sequences:
- the LOC134181267 gene encoding uncharacterized protein LOC134181267 — protein MLSHEFVISIRLWLGIKMFPSPPTSILCTCRQHIDPFGDHLISCGTGPERTRRHNALAEVIFQALLVENKDVVKEVRCSGSDESRPGDVFHPDFLEGKPAYFDITVRNSLQPLYVTKAAVRAGAAAEAGEEQKDTRHEANVLATGGLFYPLVLETLGFWSPFSIKTLKAIASKTSAVSGIRFHQAFQNLTQQLSVQLWKYNARMLFRRIQLEVQDIDSWDIPTVA, from the coding sequence ATGCTTTCTCATGAGTTTGTCATTtctatacggctctggttaGGGATTAAGATGTTTCCCTCTCCTCCAACTTCGATCCTGTGCACTTGTCGTCAACACATCGATCCTTTTGGAGATCACCTCATCAGCTGTGGTACAGGTCCAGAACGCACCAGAAGACACAACGCATTGGCAGAAGTCATTTTCCAGGCGTTATTAGTTGAGAATAAAGACGTGGTAAAGGAAGTGAGATGCAGTGGTAGTGACGAAAGTCGTCcaggtgatgtttttcatcctgacttttTAGAGGGCAAACCAGCTTATTTCGACATAACAGTCAGAAACTCATTGCAGCCATTGTACGTGACAAAAGCAGCAGTAAGGGCTGGGGCAGCAGCTGAAGCAGGTGAAGAACAGAAGGACACACGTCACGAAGCAAACGTTCTGGCAACAGGTGGTCTTTTTTACCCCTTGGTATTGGAAACATTGGGTTTCTGGTCTCCGTTCAGCATTAAAACGTTAAAAGCTATTGCATCTAAAACTTCAGCTGTCAGCGGAATTCGATTCCATCAAGCTTTCCAGAATTTGACGCAACAACTTTCGGTACAGTTGTGGAAATACAATGCAAGGATGTTGTTCAGAAGAATTCaacttgaagtacaggacattgatagttgggatatacccACCGTAGCGTAG